CTACTGTTTTTTTTGCTTTATAATGAGTTGTAAAAATTTAATTATGAAATATATCCCACTTAAAACCTTGCCCTATGAAGACTTTCACGGTACTAATCATAGTTAATTTCTTCTCTAAATACAACTCAAGTATTTGTGTTTATTCTGATTTCTAATCTACATGCCAGCAATATAAATAACAGGTATTTATGCTTAGATAAATAGTAAAAAAAAAAGGATTCAACTTTAGTTGAATCCTTTTAAATATATTAAAGTTATTTCTAGCTTTCTTGATGTTGTTTTACAACCAAGTCTTTATCAGCTTTTGAAATTGTATCTACCAATACTGGAGTTGCAATGAACAATGAAGAATATGTTCCAACAACAATACCTACTAACATAGCAAATATAAATCCTCTAATTGATTCTCCACCAAAAATAAACATAGTCAACAATACTAATATCATCATTAATGAAGTATTCAACGTTCTTGATAAAGTAGTATTAATAGAAGCATTTACAATCTCTTCAAAAGTACCTTTACGTTTACCCATGATAAACTCTCTAATTCTATCAAATACAATAACGGTATCATTCATAGAATATCCAATTACTGTTAAAATAGCAGCGATAAAATGCTGATCCATTTCCATGTGGAAAGGCATGAATTTATAACATAAAGAGTAAATTCCTAATACAAATATTACGTCATGTGCAACAGCTGCAATTGCACCTAATGAATATTGCCATTTACGGAAAGAGATCATTAAGTATAAGAAAATAACAGCCATAGCACCAAGAACAGCCCAATATGAATTTGTTTTAATATCCTCAGAAATAGAAGCACCAACTTTAGAAGCTTGTAATACACCTATTTTTTTACCATCATAAGAATTGATAAATTTATCATAAGTCATACTAGAATAATGTTTTTGTAAAGCAGCGAATAATTTCTCATTTACTTCTTTATCAACATTAACACCTTCTTCTTTTATCTTGTATTTTGTTGTGATTTTCAATTGATTATCATCACCAAAAACTTTAGCTTCAACAGTAGTACCAAATGCAGCAGATAATTCTTCTGAAATTTTTGTTGCATCAACTGGCTTGTCAAACTTCACTTGAAAAGTTCTACCTCCAACAAAATCTACACCTTCATCTAATCCATTTACAAAGAAAATAGAGATTAAACTTACTAGAACAACTATAGAAGAGAAAACATAAGTCACTTTCTTCATTCCAATAAAATCAAAATGGAAGTTAGTAAACCAGTTTTTAGTAGTTGAAGTAGAGAATGTTAAATTACTGTTTGAAGCAATATTTTTATCAATAAAGATTCTAGCTATAAATATAGAAGTAAACAATGAGGTTACAATACCAATTAATAACGTTAAAGCAAATCCTTTAATTAACCCTGTTCCAAAAGTAAACAAAATTGCACCTGTAAGTATGTGAGTTACATTCGCATCAATGATAGAACGCATTGCACCATGCCATCCATAAGATGCTGCTACAGCTTCTGCCAATGTTTTACCTTCACGTAATTCCTCTTTTGCTCTTTCGTAAATAATGATATTCGCATCAACAGCAGTTCCTAATGTCAGTACGATACCTGCAATACCTGGTAATGTTAATACAAAACCAAAACTTGCCATAATACCAAATAAGAAAAGTAAATTTAACAACAAAGCAAGATTTGCATACCAACCTGCTCTACCATAATAGAACACCATCCAGAGACAAACTAATAAAAATCCAACAATTGAAGAAGTTGTCCCTGCATCAATTGCAGCTTGACCTAAGGATGGACCTACCACTTCTGATTGGATAATATCCGCAGAAGCTGGCAATTTACCTGCTTTCAATACGTTAGCTAAATCTTTAGTTTCTGTTACATCAAAAACACCAGAGATTTCAGATCTACCACCTGAAATTGGACCACTAGAAACTCCTGGAGCAGAATAAACAACATCATCCAAAACAATAGCAATATTGCTTTTTTGAGTGTATGCTCTTCCTGTTAACTCTTCCCAAGCTTTAGCACCTTGTCCGTTCATTTGCATAGAAACAGCTGGTTTTCCTAATTGATCAAATGTATCACTTGCATCAGTAACAACACCACCGCTCATTGCAGCTACATTATCACGGTTTCCTTTTAATGCATATAATTCTACTGCTTCAACATCTTTAGCTTTAGCATCTTTTACAGTTGTTGGTTTTCCCCAAACAAATTTTGCGTAACGTTGATCTGCAGCTAATAAAATTCTAATATCAGCTCTTTTAAAATAACTGTTTACAACTGCAGTATCTTTTGGAGCGAAAAGTCCTAAAACTGGACCACCACCTTGACCAATGATTTTATCTAATAAAGGATTATTCCCTTTTTTAGTTTCAGCTGAATCTTTACCGTCTGTCAATAAAGCACTCAAAGAGTCTTTTGCAACTGTTTTTGTAGCAACTTTATTAATTTCAGTTTTTTTCAATGCCTCATTTGCAGCCATTAAAAAATTACCTATTTCGTCAATTTTGTATGTTTCCCAAAATTCTAATTGCGCAGTACTTTGCAATAATTTTTTAATTCTGTCCACATCTTTAGCACCAGGAAGTTCAACAAGAATTCTTCCTGACTCTCCTAATTTTTGGATATTAGGTTGTGTTACACCAAATTTATCGATACGTTTTCTTAGTACTCCAAAAGCACTTTCAACAGACTCGTTAACTTTTCTTTTGATTACTTTTTGAACTTGAGCATCTGTCATTTGGAAATCAATTCCACCTTCACCTTGTAAACTTCTGTTTGCAAAAATATCAGGAGATGCTAATTTTACACTACCTTTTGAATTTGCTTCAAACGCTTCGAAAAACTTATCGATATACGTTTTATTCCCCTCCATGTTTGCAGTTGCATCAGCCAAAGATTTATTAAAAACTGGATTTTTTGAATTATTAGATAATCCTTTTAAGATGTCTTTAACCGAAACTTGAAGTATAACATTAATACCTCCTTCTAAGTCAAGACCTTTATTGATTTGCTTGTCTTTTACTTCATTAAAAGTAAAATCAGTAAATCCAAGATTAAATACTTTTTCTTTACCAATAGAATCTAAATATTTTACTTCTTTCTCAGGATTGCCACCAGCAAAAGATTTTGCATCACTTGCTACCTTATTAGAAACAAAAGTGAAAGAAAGTTGGTAAATACTTACCAATGCAAATAGAATTGCGAAAAATTTAATAAGTCCTTTATTCTGCATTATTACTAAAAATTAATTATTTTATTCATTTATTTTTTGCTTTAAACCCTATGAAATATGGCGTAACGTTATTTTTTATTTCAAAAAAAGAACACAAATCTCTATCCCATTTTTTTTAAATCGAGCAAATATATAATTAAGGAAAAGATTAACCAATTTATTTATTGATTAATCTCAAAAAAAAGACTGCAAAAATGCAGTCTTCCTTATATATGGCATAAAAAATTATGCTAAAACCGATTTTAAGTCTGCATTCATGTTTCTAACAGCATCTGCACTTTTAGCAAATAATGCTTTTTCAGCATCATTCAACTCAATGTCAAGAATTTGTTCTACTCCATTTTTACCAATAATACATGGCACACCTATACAGATATCACTTTGTCCATATTCTCCTTCTAAGAACACCGAGCAAGCAATCATTTTCTTTTGATCATTCAAAATACTATCAACTAAATACGCTACAGAAGCTCCAGGAGCATACCATGCAGACGTACCTAAAAGTCCCGTTAAAGTAGCTCCTCCAACCATAGTTGAAGCGGCAACTTTAGCTAATTCGTCTTCTGAAAGAAATTTAGAAACCGGAATACCATTATAAGAAGCTAATCTAGTTAACGGAATCATGGTAGTATCGCCATGTCCTCCAATAACCATAGCTGAAACATCATTTGATGGTTTATCTAAAGCTTTTGATAAATAATATCTAAAACGAGAACTATCTAAAGCTCCTCCCATACCAATAATTCTATTTTTAGGCAATCCTGTAGATTTCAATGCTAAATAAGTCATTGTATCCATCGGATTTGACACTACAACTACAATTGTATTTGGAGAATGTACCAATACATTTTCAGCAACAGTTTTTACAATTCCAGCATTGATACCAATTAATTCTTCACGAGTCATTCCTGGTTTTCTTGGAATTCCTGATGTAATTACCACTACATCGCTATTAGCCGTTTTAGAATAATCATTTGTAACACCAGATACTTGCGTGTTAAAACCAGTATTTGTAGCACATTGCATAATATCCATAGCTTTACCTTCGGCAAAACCTTCTCTAATATCCAATAATACTACTTCACTTGCAATTCCTCTATAAGAAATTACATCTGCACAGGTTGCTCCCACATTTCCTGCTCCTACGATGGTAACTTTCATGATATTTATATATTTATTAATTCCTTTAGTATAGAATTATGATTAAGCCACTAATTTACGCATCAATATTGGCATAAACTGCATTTTTCTCAATAAATTCTCTTCTAGGAGGCACTTCATCTCCCATTAACATCGAAAATACTCTATCTGCTTCAGCTAAACTATCAATAGTTACTTGACGCAATGTTCTGAAACTTGGATCCATTGTAGTTTCCCACAATTGTTCTGCGTTCATCTCTCCAAGACCTTTATATCGTTGAATCGCTGCACTACCACCCATTCTTTCATTAGCGATGTCACGTTGATCTTCCGTCCAAGCATATTCTTTCTTATTTCCTTTTTTAACTAAGTATAATGGAGGAGCCGCAATGTAAACATGGCCTTGCTCGATTAATTCTTTCATAAATCGGAAAAAGAATGTCAAAATAAGTGTTGCGATATGACTACCATCGACATCGGCATCACACATAATAATTACTTTATGGTAACGTAATTTTTCAATATTCAATGCTTTACTATCTTCAGCGGTACCAATTGTAACTCCAAGTGCCGTAAAAATATTTCGTATCTCTTCGTTTTCAAAAACCTTGTGATGCATCGCTTTTTCTACGTTCAAAATCTTACCACGTAATGGCAAAATAGCTTGAAATGCACGATCACGACCTTGTTTTGCAGTTCCTCCTGCAGAGTCTCCCTCGACAAGATATACTTCACATTTTTCAGGATCTTGTTCGGAACAATCTGAAAGTTTCCCTGGCAATCCACCGCCACCCATTACGGTTTTACGCTGTACCATTTCACGTGCTTTTTTAGCAGCATGACGTGCTTGAGCAGCTAGAATAACTTTTTGAACAATAATTCGGGCATCGTTTGGATTTTCTTCCAAATAATTCTCAATCATTTCGCTCACCGCTTGACTAACTGGCGAAACGACTTCTCTATTTCCTAATTTAGTTTTTGTTTGACCTTCGAATTGAGGTTCAGCAACTTTTACAGAAATAATTGCTGTTAATCCTTCACGGAAATCATCTCCTGAAATATCAAATTTCAGTTTATCTAACATTCCAGAAGTATCCGCATATTTCTTCAAAGATCTTGTAAGACCTGTTCTGAAACCTTGCAAGTGCGTCCCTCCTTC
Above is a window of Flavobacterium sp. 123 DNA encoding:
- the secDF gene encoding protein translocase subunit SecDF; protein product: MQNKGLIKFFAILFALVSIYQLSFTFVSNKVASDAKSFAGGNPEKEVKYLDSIGKEKVFNLGFTDFTFNEVKDKQINKGLDLEGGINVILQVSVKDILKGLSNNSKNPVFNKSLADATANMEGNKTYIDKFFEAFEANSKGSVKLASPDIFANRSLQGEGGIDFQMTDAQVQKVIKRKVNESVESAFGVLRKRIDKFGVTQPNIQKLGESGRILVELPGAKDVDRIKKLLQSTAQLEFWETYKIDEIGNFLMAANEALKKTEINKVATKTVAKDSLSALLTDGKDSAETKKGNNPLLDKIIGQGGGPVLGLFAPKDTAVVNSYFKRADIRILLAADQRYAKFVWGKPTTVKDAKAKDVEAVELYALKGNRDNVAAMSGGVVTDASDTFDQLGKPAVSMQMNGQGAKAWEELTGRAYTQKSNIAIVLDDVVYSAPGVSSGPISGGRSEISGVFDVTETKDLANVLKAGKLPASADIIQSEVVGPSLGQAAIDAGTTSSIVGFLLVCLWMVFYYGRAGWYANLALLLNLLFLFGIMASFGFVLTLPGIAGIVLTLGTAVDANIIIYERAKEELREGKTLAEAVAASYGWHGAMRSIIDANVTHILTGAILFTFGTGLIKGFALTLLIGIVTSLFTSIFIARIFIDKNIASNSNLTFSTSTTKNWFTNFHFDFIGMKKVTYVFSSIVVLVSLISIFFVNGLDEGVDFVGGRTFQVKFDKPVDATKISEELSAAFGTTVEAKVFGDDNQLKITTKYKIKEEGVNVDKEVNEKLFAALQKHYSSMTYDKFINSYDGKKIGVLQASKVGASISEDIKTNSYWAVLGAMAVIFLYLMISFRKWQYSLGAIAAVAHDVIFVLGIYSLCYKFMPFHMEMDQHFIAAILTVIGYSMNDTVIVFDRIREFIMGKRKGTFEEIVNASINTTLSRTLNTSLMMILVLLTMFIFGGESIRGFIFAMLVGIVVGTYSSLFIATPVLVDTISKADKDLVVKQHQES
- the mdh gene encoding malate dehydrogenase, which produces MKVTIVGAGNVGATCADVISYRGIASEVVLLDIREGFAEGKAMDIMQCATNTGFNTQVSGVTNDYSKTANSDVVVITSGIPRKPGMTREELIGINAGIVKTVAENVLVHSPNTIVVVVSNPMDTMTYLALKSTGLPKNRIIGMGGALDSSRFRYYLSKALDKPSNDVSAMVIGGHGDTTMIPLTRLASYNGIPVSKFLSEDELAKVAASTMVGGATLTGLLGTSAWYAPGASVAYLVDSILNDQKKMIACSVFLEGEYGQSDICIGVPCIIGKNGVEQILDIELNDAEKALFAKSADAVRNMNADLKSVLA
- the gyrB gene encoding DNA topoisomerase (ATP-hydrolyzing) subunit B, which gives rise to MSEEINKNNYSADSIQALEGMEHVRMRPSMYIGDVGVRGLHHLVYEVVDNSIDEAMGGHCDTIGVAINEDGSITVEDNGRGIPVGIHKKEGVSALEVVMTKIGAGGKFDKDSYKVSGGLHGVGVSCVNALSSHLTATVHSSDGKVYEQEYERGKALYPVKQIGETTKRGTIVTFYPDPTIFTQTTEYSYDTLSARMRELSFLNKGITITFTDKRELDKDGNFVSEIFHSTEGLKEYIRYLDGNREPIITHVISMDHEKGEIPVEVALIYNTSYTENIFSYVNNINTHEGGTHLQGFRTGLTRSLKKYADTSGMLDKLKFDISGDDFREGLTAIISVKVAEPQFEGQTKTKLGNREVVSPVSQAVSEMIENYLEENPNDARIIVQKVILAAQARHAAKKAREMVQRKTVMGGGGLPGKLSDCSEQDPEKCEVYLVEGDSAGGTAKQGRDRAFQAILPLRGKILNVEKAMHHKVFENEEIRNIFTALGVTIGTAEDSKALNIEKLRYHKVIIMCDADVDGSHIATLILTFFFRFMKELIEQGHVYIAAPPLYLVKKGNKKEYAWTEDQRDIANERMGGSAAIQRYKGLGEMNAEQLWETTMDPSFRTLRQVTIDSLAEADRVFSMLMGDEVPPRREFIEKNAVYANIDA